From the genome of Papaver somniferum cultivar HN1 chromosome 2, ASM357369v1, whole genome shotgun sequence, one region includes:
- the LOC113352933 gene encoding chromatin-remodeling complex subunit ies6-like yields the protein MEAEVIESNILLPQHLSFKRVQVLEKYPKGQARGRHWKHLKQILQGENYQTCSPDDPTYVNIETPPSKYPSKKFCDITGCEARYIDPRTNLRYANTDVFKRIRMLPNEYVQRYLTLRNAAVVLK from the exons ATGGAGGCAGAAGTAATAGAATCAAATATACTGCTACCTCAGCATCTCAGTTTCAAGAGGGTCCAGGTATTGGAGAAATACCCAAAAGGCCAAGCAAGAGGGAGGCACTGGAAACATTTGAAGCAAATCTTGCAGGGCGAAAACTACCAAACTTGCTCTCCAGACGACCCAACTT ATGTCAATATTGAGACGCCACCTTCAAAGTATCCTTCAAAGAAATTTTGCGACATTACGGGGTGTGAG GCACGTTACATAGATCCAAGGACAAATCTTcgttatgcaaatactgatgTCTTTAAGCGTATAAGAATGCTGCCGAACGAGTATGTTCAGAGGTATCTGACTCTCAGAAATGCTGCAGTTGTCTTGAAGTAA
- the LOC113346748 gene encoding transportin-1-like isoform X2: MVICFWREHCLLLLKQGTLVEIRQAAGLLLKNNLRTAFKSLTPSYQQYIKSELLPCLGASDRHIRSTVGTVISVIIQQGGVPGWPELLQALLHCLDSKELNHMEGAMDALSKICEDIPQELDVDVPGLAERPINVFLPRLFQFFQSSHASLRKLSLGAVNQFIMLMPTVLVRSMDQFLQGLFVLATDPTAEVRKLVCSAFVQIIEVRPSFLEPHLRNIGEYMLLANKDTDDEVCLEACEFWSAYCEAQLPPENLVEFLPRLIPLLLSNMVYAEDDESLVDAEEDESFPDRDQDLKPRFHASRFHGSENAEDDDDDDIVNVWNLRKCSAAALDILSNVYGDDLLPTLMPLVQAKLANGGDEVWKEREAAVLAFGAIAEGCINGLYSHLPEIVSFLIPLLDDKFPLIRSITCWTLSRYSKFVVQGVSHQKGYEQYEKVLMGLLRRVLDTNKRVQEAACSAFATLEEESAELLGPHLEIILQHLLCAFGRYQKRNLRIVYDAIGTLADAVGEELNQPRCLEILMPPLISKWQQLSNSDKDLFPLLECFTSIAQALGPGFSQFAEPVFQRCLSLIQTQLMAKVDPVSAGVQYEKEFVVCSLDLLSGLAEGLGSGVESLVAQSSLRELLLQCCQDGSLDVRQSALALLGDLARVCPTHLHPSLSEFLTVAAKQLSTPELKETVSVANNACWAIGELAVKVRQEVSPVVMTVISCLVPILQNAQALHKSLVENSAITLGRLSWVCPDLVSPHMEHFMQSWCTALSKIRDDVEKEDAFRGLCAMVRANPSGALSSLVYMCIAIASWHEIRSEELHDEVCQVLNGYKQMLRDGAWEQCMSALDPAVKEKLSKYQV, encoded by the exons ATGGTTATTTGCTTTTGGCGTGAACATTGCCTTTTGCTTCTCAAACAGGGCACACTTGTAGAAATACGGCAGGCAGCTGGTTTGCTTCTGAAAAATAATCTGAGAACTGCTTTCAAATCCTTGACCCCATCATATCAGCAGTATATAAAGTCAGAATTGTTACCCTGCTTAGGGGCATCAGATAGGCACATCAGATCTACTGTTGGGACAGTTATCAGTGTTATCATTCAACAAGGAGGAGTACCTGGCTGGCCCGAACTCTTGCAAGCTCTTCTACATTGCTTGGACAGTAaggagttaaatcacatggaaggTGCAATGGATGCTTTATCCAAG ATTTGTGAAGATATTCCGCAAGAGCTTGATGTAGATGTACCTGGATTAGCCGAACGTCCTATCAATGTATTCCTTCCCAGATTATTCCAG TTCTTCCAATCATCACACGCTTCACTCAGAAAGCTTTCCTTGGGTGCTGTTAATCAGTTCATCATGTTGATGCCAACA GTTTTGGTTCGATCTATGGATCAATTTCTCCAGGGCTTGTTTGTTCTTGCTACTGATCCTACTGCAGAGGTGCGAAAATTG GTTTGTTCTGCCTTTGTTCAGATTATTGAAGTTCGTCCGTCTTTCTTGGAG CCTCATCTGcgaaatattggtgaatatatgtTGCTGGCTAACAAGGACACAGACGATGAAGTGTGTCTTGAAGCTTGTGAATTTTG GTCAGCATATTGTGAAGCGCAGTTACCTCCTGAAAACTTAGTAGAGTTCTTGCCGCGTCTTATTCCA CTATTGCTGTCGAACATGGTTTATGCTGAGGATGATGAGTCACTTGTTGATGCTGAG GAGGACGAGTCTTTCCCAGATAGAGATCAG GATCTGAAGCCACGTTTTCATGCATCACGATTTCATGGATCAGAAAATGCAGAAGATGAT GATGATGACGACATAGTCAATGTTTGGAATCTAAGGAAATGCAGTGCAGCTGCTCTTGATATCCTCTCAAATGTGTACGGTGACGATCTACTCCCAACACTGATGCCTTTGGTTCAG GCCAAGCTAGCCAATGGAGGCGATGAAGTGTGGAAGGAAAGAGAAGCTGCTGTTTTGGCATTTGGAGCAATAGCTGAAGGTTGCATCAATGGTCTTTACTCTCATCTGCCAGAG ATCGTGTCGTTCCTCATCCCTCTTTTAGATGATAAATTTCCTCTTATAAGAAGCATCACCTGTTGGACACTGTCTCGTTATAGCAAGTTTGTTGTTCAG GGGGTTAGCCATCAAAAAGGTTATGAACAATATGAGAAGGTGTTGATGGGACTTCTGCGAAGAGTATTAGATACTAACAAACGTGTACAAGAAGCTGCTTGTTCAGCCTTTGCTACACTTGAAGAG GAGTCTGCAGAGTTGTTGGGTCCACATTTGGAGATTATTCTGCAGCACCTCTTGTGTGCCTTTGGGAGATATCAG AAGCGAAATCTCCGGATTGTGTATGATGCCATTGGTACTCTAGCAGATGCTGTTGGGGAAGAGCTAAATCAG CCCAGGTGTCTTGAGATTCTGATGCCTCCATTAATCTCAAAGTGGCAGCAACTCTCAAATTCAGATAAAGATCTTTTTCCTTTGCTTGAGTGCTTTACGTCAATAGCACAG GCATTAGGTCCCGGATTTTCGCAGTTTGCTGAACCTGTATTTCAGAGGTGCTTAAGCCTCATCCAGACCCAACTGATGGCAAAG GTTGATCCTGTCTCGGCTGGAGTTCAGTATGAGAAGGAATTTGTTGTCTGCTCCTTGGACCTTCTCTCAGGGCTTGCAGAAGGTCTTGGCAGTGGAGTAGAGAGTTTG GTTGCACAAAGCAGTTTAAGGGAACTACTTCTCCAATGCTGCCAGGATGGTTCTTTAGATGTCCGACAAAGTGCTCTCGCGCTTCTGGGAGATCTTGCAAGA GTTTGTCCTACACATTTGCATCCTTCTCTGTCAGAGTTTCTCACTGTTGCAGCTAAACAACTG AGCACCCCTGAGCTCAAAGAAACTGTATCAGTGGCAAATAATGCATGTTGGGCGATTGGAGAATTAGCAGTCAAA GTTCGCCAAGAAGTTTCTCCTGTTGTGATGACAGTTATCTCATGCCTAGTCCCTATTCTGCAAAATGCACAG GCTCTCCACAAGTCACTTGTCGAAAATAGTGCCATCACTCTTGGAAGGCTCTCATGGGTCTGTCCCGATCTTGTATCACCTCATATGGAGCATTTCATGCAATCGTGGTGTACTGCTTTGTCCAA GATCCGTGATGATGTTGAGAAAGAGGATGCTTTCCGGGGTCTATGTGCGATG GTTAGGGCAAATCCTTCAGGGGCATTGAGTTCTCTTGTGTACATGTGCATAGCTATCGCAAGTTGGCAC GAAATAAGGAGCGAGGAATTGCATGACGAAGTTTGTCAAGTGTTGAATGGGTATAAACAG ATGCTAAGAGATGGAGCATGGGAACAGTGCATGTCAGCTTTGGATCCTGCCGTTAAGGAAAAATTGTCAAAATATCAAGTATAA
- the LOC113346748 gene encoding transportin-1-like isoform X1: MAAATSGLWQPQEEGLREICALLEQHISPTSDKTRIWQQLQHCSQFPDFNNYLTFILARAEGTLVEIRQAAGLLLKNNLRTAFKSLTPSYQQYIKSELLPCLGASDRHIRSTVGTVISVIIQQGGVPGWPELLQALLHCLDSKELNHMEGAMDALSKICEDIPQELDVDVPGLAERPINVFLPRLFQFFQSSHASLRKLSLGAVNQFIMLMPTVLVRSMDQFLQGLFVLATDPTAEVRKLVCSAFVQIIEVRPSFLEPHLRNIGEYMLLANKDTDDEVCLEACEFWSAYCEAQLPPENLVEFLPRLIPLLLSNMVYAEDDESLVDAEEDESFPDRDQDLKPRFHASRFHGSENAEDDDDDDIVNVWNLRKCSAAALDILSNVYGDDLLPTLMPLVQAKLANGGDEVWKEREAAVLAFGAIAEGCINGLYSHLPEIVSFLIPLLDDKFPLIRSITCWTLSRYSKFVVQGVSHQKGYEQYEKVLMGLLRRVLDTNKRVQEAACSAFATLEEESAELLGPHLEIILQHLLCAFGRYQKRNLRIVYDAIGTLADAVGEELNQPRCLEILMPPLISKWQQLSNSDKDLFPLLECFTSIAQALGPGFSQFAEPVFQRCLSLIQTQLMAKVDPVSAGVQYEKEFVVCSLDLLSGLAEGLGSGVESLVAQSSLRELLLQCCQDGSLDVRQSALALLGDLARVCPTHLHPSLSEFLTVAAKQLSTPELKETVSVANNACWAIGELAVKVRQEVSPVVMTVISCLVPILQNAQALHKSLVENSAITLGRLSWVCPDLVSPHMEHFMQSWCTALSKIRDDVEKEDAFRGLCAMVRANPSGALSSLVYMCIAIASWHEIRSEELHDEVCQVLNGYKQMLRDGAWEQCMSALDPAVKEKLSKYQV; the protein is encoded by the exons ATGGCTGCGGCAACATCTGGGTTATGGCAACCACAAGAAGAAGGTTTAAGAGAGATCTGTGCTTTACTTGAACAACatatatctcctacttctgatAAAACTAGGATTTGGCAACAACTTCAACACTGTAGTCAATTCCCTGATTTCAATAACTATCTCACTTTCATTCTCGCTCGTGCTGag GGCACACTTGTAGAAATACGGCAGGCAGCTGGTTTGCTTCTGAAAAATAATCTGAGAACTGCTTTCAAATCCTTGACCCCATCATATCAGCAGTATATAAAGTCAGAATTGTTACCCTGCTTAGGGGCATCAGATAGGCACATCAGATCTACTGTTGGGACAGTTATCAGTGTTATCATTCAACAAGGAGGAGTACCTGGCTGGCCCGAACTCTTGCAAGCTCTTCTACATTGCTTGGACAGTAaggagttaaatcacatggaaggTGCAATGGATGCTTTATCCAAG ATTTGTGAAGATATTCCGCAAGAGCTTGATGTAGATGTACCTGGATTAGCCGAACGTCCTATCAATGTATTCCTTCCCAGATTATTCCAG TTCTTCCAATCATCACACGCTTCACTCAGAAAGCTTTCCTTGGGTGCTGTTAATCAGTTCATCATGTTGATGCCAACA GTTTTGGTTCGATCTATGGATCAATTTCTCCAGGGCTTGTTTGTTCTTGCTACTGATCCTACTGCAGAGGTGCGAAAATTG GTTTGTTCTGCCTTTGTTCAGATTATTGAAGTTCGTCCGTCTTTCTTGGAG CCTCATCTGcgaaatattggtgaatatatgtTGCTGGCTAACAAGGACACAGACGATGAAGTGTGTCTTGAAGCTTGTGAATTTTG GTCAGCATATTGTGAAGCGCAGTTACCTCCTGAAAACTTAGTAGAGTTCTTGCCGCGTCTTATTCCA CTATTGCTGTCGAACATGGTTTATGCTGAGGATGATGAGTCACTTGTTGATGCTGAG GAGGACGAGTCTTTCCCAGATAGAGATCAG GATCTGAAGCCACGTTTTCATGCATCACGATTTCATGGATCAGAAAATGCAGAAGATGAT GATGATGACGACATAGTCAATGTTTGGAATCTAAGGAAATGCAGTGCAGCTGCTCTTGATATCCTCTCAAATGTGTACGGTGACGATCTACTCCCAACACTGATGCCTTTGGTTCAG GCCAAGCTAGCCAATGGAGGCGATGAAGTGTGGAAGGAAAGAGAAGCTGCTGTTTTGGCATTTGGAGCAATAGCTGAAGGTTGCATCAATGGTCTTTACTCTCATCTGCCAGAG ATCGTGTCGTTCCTCATCCCTCTTTTAGATGATAAATTTCCTCTTATAAGAAGCATCACCTGTTGGACACTGTCTCGTTATAGCAAGTTTGTTGTTCAG GGGGTTAGCCATCAAAAAGGTTATGAACAATATGAGAAGGTGTTGATGGGACTTCTGCGAAGAGTATTAGATACTAACAAACGTGTACAAGAAGCTGCTTGTTCAGCCTTTGCTACACTTGAAGAG GAGTCTGCAGAGTTGTTGGGTCCACATTTGGAGATTATTCTGCAGCACCTCTTGTGTGCCTTTGGGAGATATCAG AAGCGAAATCTCCGGATTGTGTATGATGCCATTGGTACTCTAGCAGATGCTGTTGGGGAAGAGCTAAATCAG CCCAGGTGTCTTGAGATTCTGATGCCTCCATTAATCTCAAAGTGGCAGCAACTCTCAAATTCAGATAAAGATCTTTTTCCTTTGCTTGAGTGCTTTACGTCAATAGCACAG GCATTAGGTCCCGGATTTTCGCAGTTTGCTGAACCTGTATTTCAGAGGTGCTTAAGCCTCATCCAGACCCAACTGATGGCAAAG GTTGATCCTGTCTCGGCTGGAGTTCAGTATGAGAAGGAATTTGTTGTCTGCTCCTTGGACCTTCTCTCAGGGCTTGCAGAAGGTCTTGGCAGTGGAGTAGAGAGTTTG GTTGCACAAAGCAGTTTAAGGGAACTACTTCTCCAATGCTGCCAGGATGGTTCTTTAGATGTCCGACAAAGTGCTCTCGCGCTTCTGGGAGATCTTGCAAGA GTTTGTCCTACACATTTGCATCCTTCTCTGTCAGAGTTTCTCACTGTTGCAGCTAAACAACTG AGCACCCCTGAGCTCAAAGAAACTGTATCAGTGGCAAATAATGCATGTTGGGCGATTGGAGAATTAGCAGTCAAA GTTCGCCAAGAAGTTTCTCCTGTTGTGATGACAGTTATCTCATGCCTAGTCCCTATTCTGCAAAATGCACAG GCTCTCCACAAGTCACTTGTCGAAAATAGTGCCATCACTCTTGGAAGGCTCTCATGGGTCTGTCCCGATCTTGTATCACCTCATATGGAGCATTTCATGCAATCGTGGTGTACTGCTTTGTCCAA GATCCGTGATGATGTTGAGAAAGAGGATGCTTTCCGGGGTCTATGTGCGATG GTTAGGGCAAATCCTTCAGGGGCATTGAGTTCTCTTGTGTACATGTGCATAGCTATCGCAAGTTGGCAC GAAATAAGGAGCGAGGAATTGCATGACGAAGTTTGTCAAGTGTTGAATGGGTATAAACAG ATGCTAAGAGATGGAGCATGGGAACAGTGCATGTCAGCTTTGGATCCTGCCGTTAAGGAAAAATTGTCAAAATATCAAGTATAA